The following coding sequences lie in one Haematobia irritans isolate KBUSLIRL chromosome 3, ASM5000362v1, whole genome shotgun sequence genomic window:
- the LOC142228751 gene encoding gametocyte-specific factor 1 homolog, with protein MSVPISAIGSETELLQCPYEVSHLIMRKRMQVHLIRCRRSHPKAEVVTCPFNVTHRVNKLELEWHLSTCFERKTFENFRNRPVPIVGLTSSIDRTFCESSANNSSMSFSMRSDATIIGGEFVESSESWDDDPEVPSYNPTITTIQSDVLRLPVGMSPSERSAFRMAEKKRLQALNK; from the exons ATGAGCGTTCCAATTAGTGCAATTGGATCTGAAACGGAATTACTACAATGTCCTTATGAAGTATCGCATTTAATTATGAGAAAACGAATGCAAGTCCATTTGATTCGTTGCCGTCGTTCTCATCCTAAAGCGGAGGTAGTAACCTGTCCTTTTAATGTAACTCATCGCGTGAATAAACTAGAGTTGGAG TGGCATCTTTCCACATGTTtcgaaagaaaaacatttgaaaatttcCGTAATCGTCCAGTACCAATCGTTGGATTGACCTCATCCATTGATCGTACTTTCTGTGAAAGTAGTGCAAATAATTCCAGTATGTCTTTTAGCATGAGAAGTGACGCGACAATTATTGGCGGAGAATTTGTAGAGAGTTCGGAGTCATGGGATGACGACCCCGAAGTACCCAGCTATAATCCAACAATAACTACCATCCAATCAGACGTTTTACGTTTGCCTGTTGGTATGTCTCCTTCTGAGCGATCTGCTTTTCGCATGGCCGAAAAAAAGAGATTGCAAGCTTTGAATAAGTGA
- the LOC142229095 gene encoding uncharacterized protein LOC142229095, whose product MMFANDDDMVECPYNKAHRMLRKRLQSHLLKCRIHYPDVELRKCPFNLSHLIPEPEFTHHVTNCPDRKLITQYKYDAPDEVAEEEHPKHEPIECEENWDDTDVADYDPKKYVENAEVIRQPEGPTPSLRKEFIKKERKRLGDPDSDDEDIHNEFPSSSHSSSRRLTENESYNCDDDPYYSSRSEQYIPKNRSHSPLFNRDRSYRSVHRNRSPKSYDRERSPNYYSRERSPKSFNRDRSPESSYGHRSPKQYNRGSPPSSSLYRDRSPNRSYRA is encoded by the exons ATGATGTTCGCCAATGATGATGATATGGTGGAGTGTCCTTACAACAAAGCGCACCGTATGCTTCGAAAGCGCTTACAATCGCATCTGTTAAAATGCCGAATACATTACCCGGATGTTGAGCTTAGAAAATGTCCATTCAATCTGTCGCATTTGATTCCAGAACCCGAATTTACG CACCATGTGACCAACTGCCCCGATCGCAAACTAATAACGCAATATAAATATGATGCACCAGACGAAGTTGCTGAAGAAGAGCATCCAAAACATGAACCCATAGAGTGTGAAGAAAATTGGGATGACACTGATGTCGCTGATTATGATCCAAAAAAGTATGTGGAAAATGCAGAAGTCATAAGACAACCAGAGGGTCCCACACCGTCTTTACGCAAAGAATTCATTAAAAAGGAGCGTAAGCGCTTGGGAGACCCTGACAGTGACGATGAAGACATCCATAATGAATTTCCAAGTTCAAGCCATTCTTCTTCACGAAGATTAACGGAAAATGAATCGTATAATTGTGACGATGATCCATACTATAGTAGCAGATCAGAGCAATATATTCCAAAGAATCGTTCTCATTCACCACTTTTTAATAGGGATCGTTCATACAGGTCTGTCCATCGGAACCGTTCACCAAAATCCTATGACAGAGAGCGTTCACCAAACTATTATAGCAGAGAACGTTCACCAAAATCTTTTAATAGGGATAGGTCACCCGAGTCATCGTATGGGCACCGATCCCCGAAACAATACAATAGAGGAAGTCCCCCTTCATCTTCTTTGTATAGGGATCGCTCTCCTAATCGATCGTATAGAGCATAG
- the Spt7 gene encoding spt7: MPRSLWGEFTEDEKPQQNDVSKMVPVSAKRLKLSEVQNQMPVEVSKNVTVKVKNPLVTQTIEVMKQTEMLQSLIDTYSNKSGTSNYLLNPCQMIPEVNFPPENVADFVSDDKFTKPIWFVPPQDTNFAKGVPQHYPQVTSDICRASLRKAVCGQMRVAGFTDTAESALILFADACEEFILNLMQSVREVHANDEKLETQRDIEVKNLEKAYYSMTNNSLTQVHNYFKHHLIAKNRMEIAEFNGVFQEYDKLMKESQRMQKEEFHEGDFMNIFEIPSTSDGNNLNVQDFSSSTTGNISNNVNIVSQNTLMNLLDGQNQITIQQQQPQDGGGAQSTVELQTTYTTDINAHFQNQE; this comes from the exons atgccAAGAAGCCTATGGGGTGAATTTACAGAAGATGAAAAACCACAGCAGAATGACGTGAGTAAAATGGTACCAGTAAGTGCAAAAAGACTGAAACTATCAGAGGTCCAGAATCAAATGCCGGTGGAAGTGAGCAAAAA TGTAACAGTTAAAGTAAAAAATCCTTTAGTCACACAAACGATAGAAGTAATGAAACAAACGGAAATGTTACAGTCCTTAATTGACACATACTCCAATAAATCG GGTACTTCCAACTATCTACTAAATCCTTGCCAAATGATTCCGGAGGTGAATTTCCCACCGGAAAATGTGGCCGATTTTGTGAGTGATGATAAATTTACCAAACCAATATGGTTTGTGCCTCCCCAGGACACAAACTTTGCTAAGGGTGTGCCTCAACACTATCCCCAAGTAACATCAGATATCTGCCGAGCATCCTTACGCAAAGCCGTATGTGGTCAAATGCGTGTGGCCGGTTTTACAGATACAGCGGAATCAGCTCTTATCCTTTTTGCTGATGCCTGTGAAGAGTTTATTTTGAACTTAATGCAATCTGTACGCGAGGTTCATGCCAATGATGAAAAATTAGAAACCCAACGTGACATCGAAGTTAAAAACCTGGAAAAGGCCTATTATTCCATGACCAATAATTCATTAACtcaagtccataattatttCAAACATCATTTAATTGCAAAG aatcGAATGGAAATTGCTGAATTTAATGGTGTCTTCCAAGAATACGATAAACTTATGAAAGAGAGTCAACGTATGCAAAAAGAAGAATTCCACGAAGGCGATTTCATGAATATTTTCGAAATACCTTCAACATCAGATGGAAATAATTTGAATGTACAGGATTTTTCTAGTTCTACAACTGGGAATATTTCCAACAATGTAAATATAGTCAGCCAAAATACCCTAATGAATCTTTTAGATGGTCAAAATCAAATAACTATACAACAGCAGCAACCACAAGATGGTGGTGGGGCACAATCAACAGTTGAATTGCAGACCACATATACGACAGATATTAATGCTCACTTCCAAAATCAAGAGTAG
- the LOC142229097 gene encoding uncharacterized protein LOC142229097: MVLCKFFQLGTCRFGSKCHNEHFDVRQIIKNDVEAAINGKQWPLSTYGPFKDKPSIPNFIEDQMFEEVRMLCYEAKQKNFFQQFHEQFTKEVMEASNKMKTLLQMSPEVIDVVIKCYDAQAVGVENKSVQPANPFANSSANNIFGSSNQGGFTATTTNTNSGNIFGSTVNTNVATQNIFGGATTFNQPQQQSTIFGQPQQQQQQQQPTNNFFGNTNVQTNPSNIFGQIPQQQQPVFAAPQQQSASGFGLFAQAAQQSSLPIGQTQQSGGNIFGQATTQIFAETPSQQQLQQGPFGQTPIQQGTSQLMTCSQPVQQSQNLFGQPTNANTQQLNQVPPSQQQVTINAAIPSSSTIYSPMESLTSEEIEAFKADCFLPGKLPHNPPPRELIN; encoded by the coding sequence AtggttttgtgtaaattttttcaacttggGACGTGCAGATTTGGTTCTAAATGTCACAATGAACATTTCGATGTTcggcaaattattaaaaatgacgTGGAGGCCGCCATCAATGGTAAGCAGTGGCCTCTCTCTACCTATGGTCCCTTCAAGGATAAGCCATCCattccaaatttcatcgaagatCAAATGTTTGAAGAGGTACGCATGCTGTGCTATGAAGCcaaacaaaagaatttttttcaacaatttcatGAGCAATTTACCAAAGAAGTTATGGAGGCTTCCAATAAGATGAAGACTTTGCTGCAAATGAGCCCAGAGGTGATTGATGTTGTTATTAAATGCTACGATGCTCAAGCTGTGGGTGTTGAAAACAAATCTGTTCAACCTGCAAACCCCTTCGCAAATTCTTCTGCGAACAACATATTTGGAAGCAGTAATCAAGGTGGCTTTACAGctacaacaacaaacacaaatagtggtaatatttttggaagtacgGTAAACACAAATGTCgcaacacaaaatatttttggtggtgCCACGACATTCAATCAACCACAGCAACAATCTACAATCTTTGGTCaaccccaacaacaacaacagcagcagcaacctacaaataatttttttggaaacactAATGTTCAAACAAATCCCAGTAACATATTTGGACAGATTccacagcaacaacaaccaGTTTTCGCGGCACCTCAGCAACAAAGTGCCAGTGGTTTCGGTTTATTTGCACAAGCCGCACAACAGTCATCACTCCCCATAGGTCAGACGCAACAAAGTGGTGGCAACATTTTTGGACAAGCAACTACACAGATATTTGCCGAAACCCCTTCCCAGCAACAACTCCAACAGGGTCCATTTGGACAAACTCCCATTCAACAAGGTACCTCTCAACTAATGACATGTTCACAGCCTGTTCAACAGTCCCAAAATTTGTTTGGCCAACCTACAAATGCCAATACGCAACAACTTAATCAAGTACCACCAAGTCAACAACAGGTCACAATAAACGCTGCTATTCCTTCTAGTTCTACAATATATAGTCCAATGGAAAGTTTGACTTCTGAAGAGATTGAAGCCTTTAAGGCTGATTGTTTTCTTCCTGGAAAATTACCACATAATCCTCCGCCCAgagaattaataaattaa